A stretch of Lathyrus oleraceus cultivar Zhongwan6 chromosome 6, CAAS_Psat_ZW6_1.0, whole genome shotgun sequence DNA encodes these proteins:
- the LOC127093821 gene encoding uncharacterized protein LOC127093821, with protein sequence MLETQILQVAQQQAPIAAPAGTFPGQPQPNPKGHANAIILRSGTELDGPTDPRIQNPAMHQDSGKITEKEDELKEDKSEEAIEKEEPYVPPPPYKPPIPYPQRLVKSKSVGQFKKFVELLKQLNITIPFTKAITQMPSYTKFLKEILSNKKKIEDNETITLTTECSAIIQNNMPPKLKDPGSFSIPCVIGKFVIDKALCNLGASISLMPLSICERLKMGELRLTRMSVQIVDRSVKFPVGMLENVLVRIGQFYIPTDFIIMDIKKDSNIPIVLGRPFLATTGAIIDVKKGKLTFEVGEEKVEFILTQFLKASAIDDTCCLLDVIDECVREMENEQTSYSKILKIARPPTFEDENWSKEYQDDNLS encoded by the coding sequence atgttagaaacaCAAATTTTgcaagtggctcaacaacaagcacctatTGCTGCCCCTGCgggtacatttcctggacagccacAACCAAACCCGAAAGGTCATGCGAATGCTATTATACTACGAAGTGGGACAGAACTAGACGGACCGACCGACCCTAGAATTCAAAACCCAGCCATGCACCAAGACTCTGGTAAGATAACTGAGAAGGAAGACGAACTAAAGGAAGATAAAAGCGAAGAGGCCATAGAGAAAGAAGAACCATATGTACCTCCGCCACCGTATAAACCTCCTATCCCATATCCTCAAAGActtgttaaatctaaaagtgtaggGCAATTTAAGAAATTTGTAGAGCTTCTAAAACAATTGAATATCACAATACCCTTTACCAAAGCCATCACTCAAATGCCCTCATACACTAAGTTTCTTAAGGAGATCCtatctaacaagaagaagatCGAGGATAACGAAACCATTACACTTACTACTGAGTGTAGCGCCATAATACAAAACAATATGCCTCCTAAGCTGAAAGACCCAGGgagtttctccataccctgtgtaatcggaaagtttgtcatagacaaagcaCTATGCAACTTAGGAGCTAGTATTAGCTTAATGCCATTGTCCATATGCGAAAGGCTTaaaatgggagaattaagactAACTAGGATGTCCGTACAAATTGTGGATCGTTCTGTTAAATTTCCCGTAGGTATGTTAGAGAATGTTCTGGTACGCATAGGTCAGTTCTATATTCCTACTGatttcataatcatggacataAAAAAGGATTCCAATATCCCTATAgtattaggaagaccattcttagccACTACCGGAGCTATTATAGATGTTAAGAAAGGAAAGCTAACCTTtgaagttggtgaggaaaaaGTCGAATTTATTTTGACGCAATTCTTAAAGGCATCAGCTATAGACGATACATGTTGTCTGCTAGATGTCATCGATGAATGTGTAAGAGAAATGGAGAATGAACAAACTTCATACTCCAAAATACTGAAAATAGCAAGGCCACCtacttttgaagatgaaaattgGAGTAAGGAGTACCAAGATGACAACCTAAGCTAA